In one window of Halomarina pelagica DNA:
- a CDS encoding DUF1918 domain-containing protein — translation MAFEEDDRVVLHDQHSEFDGRTGTITQVVENMFGNATYTVSFEDGQEQGVPEDSLEAADESEASEE, via the coding sequence ATGGCATTCGAAGAGGACGACCGCGTCGTACTGCACGACCAGCACAGCGAGTTCGACGGGCGGACGGGGACGATCACGCAGGTCGTCGAGAACATGTTCGGGAACGCCACCTACACGGTGAGCTTCGAGGACGGCCAGGAGCAGGGCGTCCCCGAGGACTCGCTCGAGGCCGCCGACGAGAGCGAAGCGAGCGAGGAGTAG
- a CDS encoding NUDIX hydrolase produces MTLDELWFLADEASRRAERAYHRLCEHSDGTLEFTRERAVSRRRFETLAERIRATGAPYGAHSVVHRESGELLLVRHEGVDMWVLPGGGVDGDESFRETARRELAEEAGVEVTYEGLAMLTRVELRHGNYETWGVLPVFAARAETVEPTVTDPDGEISEARWFADLPADTRDREELLAWRAEAL; encoded by the coding sequence GTGACGCTCGACGAGTTGTGGTTCCTCGCGGACGAGGCGTCCCGGCGCGCCGAGCGGGCGTACCACCGACTGTGCGAGCACTCGGACGGCACCCTCGAGTTCACGCGAGAGCGCGCCGTCTCGCGCCGGCGGTTCGAGACGCTCGCGGAGCGCATCCGGGCGACGGGGGCGCCCTACGGCGCTCACTCGGTCGTCCACCGCGAGTCGGGCGAACTCCTCCTCGTCCGCCACGAGGGGGTCGACATGTGGGTTCTCCCGGGCGGCGGCGTCGACGGCGACGAGTCGTTCCGCGAGACGGCCCGGCGCGAACTCGCGGAGGAGGCGGGCGTCGAGGTGACCTACGAGGGGCTGGCGATGCTCACCCGCGTCGAACTCCGTCACGGGAACTACGAGACGTGGGGCGTCCTCCCGGTCTTCGCCGCGCGGGCGGAGACGGTCGAGCCGACCGTGACGGATCCCGACGGGGAGATCAGCGAGGCGCGCTGGTTCGCCGACCTCCCGGCCGACACGCGCGACCGCGAGGAACTGCTCGCCTGGCGGGCGGAGGCGCTGTGA
- a CDS encoding MinD/ParA family ATP-binding protein, with protein MLAVAGGKGGVGKTTTTLCLAEALARIEGRAVAVDADREMPDLARAAGLEDGTREAPRGDVAAIAEGRSPGEAGRPLPSNPRVTVVSTRRCSAATLRRALSAMLEADAPVLVDCPAGAGRDAALPLRCAERALVVSTPTPASLRDAAKTVAMAEALGTPVVGAAVTRCDGVPETASRLLTCPIRARIPPATSPRSNRGVRAAYAGLAERFISLNTNQNSYTYTD; from the coding sequence ATGCTGGCGGTCGCAGGCGGCAAGGGCGGGGTCGGGAAGACGACGACGACGCTCTGTCTCGCGGAGGCGCTCGCGCGGATCGAGGGGCGAGCCGTGGCCGTGGACGCAGACAGGGAGATGCCGGACCTCGCTCGAGCGGCCGGACTCGAAGACGGGACGCGCGAAGCGCCGAGGGGGGACGTCGCCGCGATCGCCGAGGGGCGGTCCCCCGGCGAGGCCGGTCGGCCGCTCCCCTCGAACCCGCGCGTTACCGTCGTCTCGACCCGCCGCTGCTCGGCGGCGACCCTCCGTCGCGCACTCTCGGCGATGCTCGAGGCGGACGCGCCGGTGCTCGTCGACTGCCCGGCGGGCGCGGGTCGCGACGCGGCGCTCCCGCTTCGATGCGCGGAGCGCGCGCTCGTCGTCTCGACGCCGACGCCCGCCAGCCTCCGCGACGCGGCGAAGACCGTCGCGATGGCCGAGGCGCTCGGCACGCCCGTCGTCGGCGCGGCGGTCACCCGGTGCGACGGCGTCCCGGAGACGGCGTCCCGGCTGCTCACCTGTCCGATTCGCGCCCGCATCCCCCCGGCGACGTCGCCCCGATCGAACCGCGGCGTACGTGCGGCGTACGCGGGGCTCGCCGAACGTTTTATTTCATTGAACACTAACCAAAATAGCTATACATACACGGACTAA
- the pyrB gene encoding aspartate carbamoyltransferase, which translates to MRHDHLISAKQLSRDDIEAVLDRAATIADDPPDHGDAILALLFFEPSTRTKMSFDAAMKRLGGTTVDMGPVETSSVKKGETLADTVRVVEGYADAIVLRHPSEGAAKMASEFVDVPLINAGDGAGQHPSQTLLDLYTIRENAGLDDLTIGIMGDLKYGRTVHSLASALTNFDARQHFVSPESLRLPRSVRYDLHEAGAQVREHTDLEEVLSELDVLYVTRIQRERFPDENEYRAVAGQYRIDEGTLAAAREDLVVMHPLPRVDEISADVDDTTRAKYFEQAHNGVPVRMALLDAMIGGEDR; encoded by the coding sequence ATGCGGCACGACCACCTGATCAGCGCGAAACAGCTCTCGCGGGACGACATCGAGGCCGTGCTCGACCGTGCCGCGACCATCGCGGACGACCCCCCGGATCACGGCGACGCGATCCTCGCGCTCCTGTTCTTCGAGCCGAGCACGCGGACGAAGATGAGCTTCGACGCCGCGATGAAGCGCCTCGGCGGAACCACCGTCGACATGGGGCCCGTCGAGACCTCCTCGGTGAAGAAGGGCGAGACGCTCGCCGACACGGTGCGCGTCGTCGAGGGGTACGCCGACGCGATCGTCCTCCGGCACCCGAGCGAGGGGGCGGCGAAGATGGCGAGCGAGTTCGTCGACGTCCCGCTCATCAACGCGGGCGACGGGGCCGGACAGCACCCCTCCCAGACGCTGCTCGACCTCTATACGATCCGCGAGAACGCGGGGCTGGACGACCTCACCATCGGGATCATGGGCGACCTGAAGTACGGCCGGACGGTCCACTCGCTCGCGTCGGCCCTCACGAACTTCGACGCCCGCCAGCACTTCGTCAGCCCCGAGAGCCTCCGGTTGCCGCGGTCGGTGCGCTACGACCTCCACGAGGCGGGCGCGCAGGTCCGCGAACACACCGACCTGGAGGAGGTGCTCTCGGAACTGGACGTGCTCTACGTGACGCGCATCCAGCGCGAGCGCTTCCCCGACGAGAACGAGTACCGCGCCGTCGCGGGGCAGTACCGGATCGACGAGGGGACGCTCGCGGCCGCCCGCGAGGACCTCGTCGTGATGCACCCGCTTCCGCGCGTGGACGAGATCTCGGCCGACGTCGACGACACGACTCGCGCGAAGTACTTCGAGCAGGCGCACAACGGCGTCCCCGTCCGCATGGCGCTGCTCGACGCGATGATCGGGGGTGAGGACCGATGA
- a CDS encoding Zn-ribbon domain-containing OB-fold protein — protein sequence MTGPLAPDDLDADSPFTLPGFFAALSEGRLLGATCGDCGAALVPPRPACYACGNRAVDVEEQPRSGTVVSHTEVRTPPPAFADLAPYTVAIVELDSGARLTGRVDAPYDAVEIGARVELVVREPTDAERSAALSYESDWPIHAFELV from the coding sequence ATGACCGGACCGCTCGCGCCAGACGACCTCGACGCCGACAGCCCGTTCACCCTGCCGGGGTTCTTCGCGGCGCTCTCCGAGGGACGGCTCCTCGGCGCGACCTGCGGGGACTGCGGGGCGGCGCTCGTCCCCCCACGCCCAGCCTGCTACGCCTGCGGGAATCGGGCGGTGGACGTCGAGGAACAGCCGCGTTCGGGAACGGTCGTCTCCCACACCGAGGTCCGGACGCCGCCGCCGGCGTTCGCCGACCTCGCGCCGTACACCGTCGCGATCGTCGAACTCGACTCCGGCGCTCGCCTCACCGGCCGGGTGGACGCGCCGTACGACGCGGTCGAGATCGGCGCGCGGGTCGAACTCGTCGTCCGGGAGCCCACCGACGCGGAGCGGTCGGCGGCGCTCTCCTACGAGAGCGACTGGCCGATTCACGCCTTCGAGCTGGTCTGA
- a CDS encoding thiolase C-terminal domain-containing protein produces MPDPRIVAVGCSPIGRTDLPGRDLFSVALAEAFEGLPDPAEVVEALYVGNQSEAYEHQIMYGTLLAEWAGLRNVPAERVEGCAAAGALALRHAVEDVRRGTHEAVLACGVEKMTAGGTAGATDALSAAFDRALEQRSGITAPSQYALLAQRYLHEHDATEADLARIAVKNHRNAARNPRAQFRREIDLDAVLESNYIAPPLKLFDCAPVSDGAAVALVTTPELADDLVQRDEQVRVAGVGAAANNIGVAARDLTFVEGANVAAERAYGEAGVGPEDVDLAEVHDAFTVCEALLSEAVGFAPRGLGYESALDPAERSDGWTDVRLSTSGGLKARGHPIGATGIAQAVEAYEQLTGRAGERQVEDARTALLVNEGGVADAVTVSHVVTAT; encoded by the coding sequence ATGCCAGACCCACGGATCGTCGCGGTCGGCTGTTCGCCGATCGGTCGCACCGACCTGCCCGGCCGGGACCTCTTCTCGGTCGCGCTGGCGGAGGCGTTCGAGGGGCTCCCCGACCCCGCGGAGGTGGTGGAGGCCCTCTACGTCGGCAACCAGTCGGAGGCGTACGAGCACCAGATCATGTACGGGACGCTCCTCGCGGAGTGGGCGGGGCTGCGGAACGTCCCCGCCGAGCGCGTCGAGGGCTGTGCCGCCGCCGGGGCGCTCGCGCTCCGCCACGCGGTCGAGGACGTGCGTCGGGGGACCCACGAGGCCGTCCTCGCCTGCGGCGTCGAGAAGATGACCGCGGGCGGGACGGCCGGCGCGACCGACGCCCTCTCCGCGGCGTTCGACCGCGCGCTCGAACAGCGCTCGGGGATCACCGCGCCCAGCCAGTACGCGCTGCTCGCACAGCGGTACCTCCACGAGCATGACGCGACCGAGGCGGACCTCGCGCGCATCGCCGTGAAGAACCACCGGAACGCGGCTCGGAACCCGCGCGCGCAGTTCCGCCGCGAGATCGACCTCGACGCCGTCCTCGAGTCGAACTACATCGCGCCGCCGCTGAAGCTGTTCGACTGCGCGCCCGTCTCCGACGGGGCGGCCGTCGCGCTCGTGACCACGCCGGAACTCGCGGACGACCTCGTCCAGCGCGACGAGCAAGTACGGGTGGCGGGCGTCGGCGCGGCCGCGAACAACATCGGCGTCGCAGCGCGGGACCTGACGTTCGTCGAGGGGGCGAACGTCGCCGCCGAGCGGGCCTACGGGGAGGCGGGCGTCGGACCCGAGGACGTCGACCTCGCGGAGGTCCACGACGCGTTCACCGTCTGCGAGGCGCTCCTCTCGGAGGCGGTCGGGTTCGCCCCGCGCGGGCTGGGCTACGAGAGCGCGCTCGACCCGGCCGAGCGCTCCGACGGCTGGACCGACGTGCGCCTCAGCACGAGCGGCGGGCTGAAGGCGCGCGGCCACCCCATCGGCGCGACGGGGATCGCCCAGGCCGTCGAGGCGTACGAACAGCTCACCGGCCGGGCCGGCGAGCGACAGGTCGAGGACGCCCGGACGGCGCTCCTGGTCAACGAGGGCGGCGTCGCCGACGCCGTGACCGTCTCGCACGTGGTGACCGCGACATGA
- a CDS encoding helix-turn-helix domain-containing protein has product MAVIAEVALPPDGFPLGTLLTADSDVHVEFERIIPTDGDAMPILWAWGSDMEAFERRLRTSDDVGELTRLVRTDGRTLYSVTWCGEAKGFIDGLAVTDALILRAHGHDDESWHFRLVFHSHETLSEFHNHCLEIGLSYTLGRVYTLSNTGTEGGGVSLTDEQREALLLALEEGYFDTPSEVTLTSLADELGISQQALSQRIRRGNKAILEHVLLGASSASVE; this is encoded by the coding sequence ATGGCAGTCATTGCCGAAGTCGCCCTTCCGCCGGACGGCTTTCCCCTGGGTACGCTCCTCACTGCCGATTCGGACGTACACGTCGAGTTCGAACGGATCATCCCGACCGATGGTGACGCCATGCCGATCCTCTGGGCGTGGGGGAGCGACATGGAGGCGTTCGAACGGCGGCTTCGAACCAGTGACGACGTGGGCGAGCTGACGCGTCTCGTCCGGACCGACGGACGCACCCTGTACTCGGTCACGTGGTGCGGCGAGGCGAAGGGGTTCATCGACGGGCTCGCGGTCACCGATGCGCTCATCCTGCGCGCGCACGGTCACGACGACGAGAGCTGGCACTTCCGCCTGGTGTTTCACTCCCACGAGACGCTCTCGGAGTTTCACAACCACTGCCTCGAGATCGGTCTGTCGTACACGCTCGGTCGCGTCTACACTCTGTCCAATACTGGAACCGAGGGCGGCGGCGTCTCCCTGACCGACGAACAGCGGGAGGCCCTCTTGCTGGCGCTCGAAGAGGGGTACTTCGACACCCCGAGCGAGGTGACGCTCACCTCGCTCGCGGACGAACTCGGCATCTCCCAGCAGGCGCTCTCCCAGCGCATCCGCCGGGGTAACAAGGCGATCCTCGAACACGTCCTGCTGGGCGCTTCGAGTGCATCGGTCGAGTGA
- a CDS encoding helix-turn-helix domain-containing protein, whose translation MGGTVAEVEIPANEFALRETLETFEEVEFDIERLVAHDMDRVMPYVWALGADSEALTATLDADPSVENLRLLVDGEEEQLYQMEWIDRIQSLVHLLVEEDATILAAVGKGDVWRFRVLFPEHSALSQTYEYCEENGLALRFTRIYRLDEGRHSELGLTKMQQETLTTAVDRGYYKVPRDVTAAELAHELGISHQALSERLRRGHETLIKHALMTGHGDDGD comes from the coding sequence ATGGGGGGTACTGTCGCGGAGGTGGAGATACCGGCGAACGAATTCGCGTTACGAGAGACGCTCGAGACGTTCGAGGAGGTCGAGTTCGACATCGAGCGCCTCGTCGCCCACGACATGGACCGCGTCATGCCGTACGTCTGGGCGCTCGGCGCGGACTCCGAGGCGCTCACGGCGACGCTCGACGCGGATCCCAGCGTGGAGAACCTCCGGCTGCTCGTCGACGGCGAGGAGGAACAGCTCTACCAGATGGAGTGGATCGATCGCATCCAGTCGCTCGTGCACCTGCTCGTCGAGGAGGACGCGACGATCCTCGCCGCCGTCGGAAAGGGTGACGTGTGGCGCTTTCGCGTCCTATTTCCCGAACACAGCGCCCTCTCGCAGACGTACGAGTACTGCGAGGAGAACGGTCTCGCCCTGCGGTTCACGCGGATCTACCGGCTGGACGAGGGGCGTCACAGCGAACTTGGGCTGACGAAGATGCAACAGGAGACGCTCACCACCGCGGTCGACCGGGGCTACTACAAGGTCCCCCGCGACGTCACCGCGGCCGAACTCGCCCACGAACTCGGCATCTCCCACCAGGCGCTCTCCGAACGCCTCCGCCGGGGCCACGAGACCCTCATCAAACACGCGCTGATGACGGGCCACGGCGACGACGGCGACTGA
- a CDS encoding DUF7344 domain-containing protein, which translates to MNPGESDRREAITGGTAEIPSRVPRDELLDVLADANRRRVLARLSAASDEVVTLDALCERLYEHAAREPETDPERDRRRLAIRLHHTILPRLDEAGLLEYDPRRGRIRYADRPTVESLLDEIEALTDELTDEPEK; encoded by the coding sequence GTGAATCCTGGTGAATCCGATCGCCGCGAGGCGATCACCGGAGGTACGGCCGAGATCCCGAGCCGGGTCCCCCGGGACGAGTTGCTCGACGTTCTCGCCGACGCGAACCGACGCCGCGTACTCGCCCGTCTGAGCGCCGCGTCGGACGAAGTCGTCACCCTCGACGCCCTCTGCGAACGGCTGTACGAGCACGCCGCTCGCGAACCCGAGACCGACCCGGAGAGGGACCGACGACGCCTCGCGATCCGCCTCCACCACACGATCCTCCCCCGACTCGACGAGGCCGGACTCCTCGAGTACGACCCCCGTCGGGGACGGATCAGGTACGCCGACCGGCCGACCGTCGAATCGTTGCTCGACGAGATAGAGGCGCTGACCGACGAACTGACGGACGAGCCGGAGAAGTAG
- a CDS encoding DUF7344 domain-containing protein — MDDVTSGILANHRRRYVLSYLEDCPRESVSVADLTSQVIARELVMGPVPVDPESVEVTLTRVHLPRLDDAGAIEYDRDADTVRRRRPDDLEVALEDSTVRIPQEGSSA; from the coding sequence ATGGACGATGTCACGAGTGGGATACTGGCAAACCACCGGCGGCGGTACGTGCTCTCGTACCTCGAGGACTGTCCGCGCGAGTCGGTCTCGGTCGCCGACCTCACCAGTCAGGTGATCGCCCGGGAACTGGTGATGGGACCGGTACCGGTGGACCCGGAGTCCGTCGAGGTGACGCTCACGCGCGTTCACCTCCCGCGACTCGACGACGCGGGGGCCATCGAGTACGACCGCGACGCCGACACGGTCCGACGCCGCCGTCCGGACGACCTGGAGGTGGCCCTAGAAGACAGTACAGTTCGCATACCGCAAGAGGGGAGTTCCGCGTAG
- a CDS encoding RNase P subunit p30 family protein, producing MYEAVHVRPDGESTVARMALTAAEQGYEGLVVRNHGDATADYDAEAITAEYGVDVVDGVEVRAERRSRAAGFVTSHRTRRTVVCVHGGPLNRFAVEDERVDVLAHPMDGGDVNHVLARAAAENGVRIEFDLSRVLRADGGPRVRAIADLRKLRELVAKYDAPHVVSADARGHLQLRAPRELVAVGEVIGLDAEWIREGLREWGRLAARNRERRSDSFIEPGVRRGRYEEDD from the coding sequence ATGTACGAGGCCGTCCACGTCCGCCCCGACGGGGAGAGCACCGTCGCCCGCATGGCGCTGACCGCCGCCGAGCAGGGATACGAGGGGCTCGTGGTCCGCAACCACGGCGACGCGACGGCCGACTACGACGCCGAGGCGATCACCGCCGAGTACGGCGTCGACGTCGTCGACGGCGTGGAGGTGCGCGCCGAGCGCCGCTCGCGGGCGGCCGGGTTCGTCACGAGCCACCGGACGCGACGTACGGTGGTCTGCGTCCACGGCGGCCCGCTCAACCGGTTCGCCGTCGAGGACGAGCGCGTGGACGTGCTGGCACACCCGATGGACGGCGGCGACGTCAACCACGTCCTCGCCCGCGCCGCCGCGGAGAACGGCGTCCGGATCGAGTTCGACCTCTCGCGGGTGCTCCGCGCCGACGGCGGCCCGCGGGTGCGAGCCATCGCCGACCTGCGAAAGCTGCGCGAACTCGTCGCGAAGTACGACGCGCCCCACGTCGTGAGCGCCGACGCGCGGGGGCACCTCCAACTGCGCGCGCCGCGCGAACTCGTCGCCGTCGGCGAGGTGATCGGCCTCGACGCGGAGTGGATCCGCGAGGGGTTGCGCGAGTGGGGTCGACTCGCCGCCCGGAACCGCGAGCGGCGGTCCGATTCGTTCATTGAGCCGGGGGTCCGACGTGGGAGGTATGAAGAGGACGATTGA
- the pyrI gene encoding aspartate carbamoyltransferase regulatory subunit, which produces MSDDTLRVSKIRDGTVIDHVPGGQALKVLAILGIDGSAGETVSVGMNVPSDKLGRKDIVKVEGRELSQAEVDVISLIAPAASINIVRDYEVVEKNRVVRPDRVEGVLACPNPNCITTGDEPVASAFEVLDAGVRCAYCDTIIRRDIADHI; this is translated from the coding sequence ATGAGCGACGACACGCTCCGCGTCTCCAAGATCCGCGACGGCACCGTCATCGACCACGTCCCCGGCGGGCAGGCACTCAAGGTGCTCGCCATCCTCGGCATCGACGGTTCCGCCGGCGAGACGGTCAGCGTCGGGATGAACGTCCCGAGCGACAAGCTCGGCCGGAAGGACATCGTGAAGGTCGAGGGCCGCGAACTCAGCCAGGCGGAGGTGGACGTCATCTCGCTCATCGCGCCCGCCGCCTCGATCAACATCGTCCGCGACTACGAGGTGGTCGAGAAGAACCGCGTCGTCCGTCCCGACCGCGTGGAGGGCGTGCTCGCCTGCCCGAACCCCAACTGCATCACGACGGGAGACGAGCCGGTAGCGTCCGCCTTCGAAGTCCTCGACGCCGGCGTTCGGTGTGCCTACTGCGACACGATCATCCGACGGGACATCGCCGACCACATCTGA
- a CDS encoding RNA-binding protein, whose product MSGVPFHYVDLQAFAYATEDERRVEDALRTFLPEEFPIERAENVGHHGDRIVVRSARVENADGIRHVLSRLATSDDLDQILGQLDRRVTEDCELYLYLDKQAAFGGRVALGKGISFRAKVEAYPARKDAAVENARETLADL is encoded by the coding sequence ATGTCGGGCGTTCCCTTCCACTACGTCGACCTGCAGGCGTTCGCCTACGCGACCGAGGACGAGCGACGCGTCGAGGACGCCCTCCGGACGTTCCTCCCCGAGGAGTTCCCGATCGAGCGCGCCGAGAACGTCGGCCACCACGGCGACCGCATCGTCGTCCGCTCGGCGCGGGTCGAGAACGCCGACGGCATCCGTCACGTGCTGTCGCGACTGGCGACCTCGGACGACCTCGACCAGATCCTCGGCCAACTCGACCGACGCGTCACCGAGGACTGCGAACTCTACCTCTACCTCGACAAGCAGGCGGCGTTCGGGGGGCGGGTCGCGCTCGGGAAGGGCATCTCCTTCCGGGCCAAGGTCGAGGCGTACCCCGCGCGGAAGGACGCCGCCGTCGAGAACGCGCGGGAGACGCTCGCCGATCTCTGA
- a CDS encoding FKBP-type peptidyl-prolyl cis-trans isomerase produces MSDEPDEEVAEREETEQEAVDEQETDAEQEEVEEEEAETEGVQDGDFVRLAYTARTVEGDQLVDTTDEEVAEEEGIDTEQREFEPRVVVLGAGHIFEAVEEDVVGKEVGDSGSVTVPAAEAFGEYDQENVRTVSAEKIPEDDRYPGAQVNVDGQQGYLETIIGGRARVDFNHPLAGEDIEYDYEVVGVVEDKLERAKGLFDMYLDADLEMDIRTDEVEEEQLVEPDEDEESEEDEEAEPEFETVTVEKETLYVEASPQLSFNQQWMFQKQQIAQQIMDQVDLDRVIIQETIDNAAAGMGGLGGMMGGMGGAGGAGGADLEAALEEADVDADDIVDELDEE; encoded by the coding sequence ATGAGTGACGAACCCGACGAGGAGGTCGCCGAGCGGGAGGAGACCGAACAGGAAGCGGTCGACGAGCAGGAGACGGACGCCGAGCAGGAGGAAGTCGAAGAGGAGGAGGCCGAGACCGAGGGCGTCCAGGACGGCGACTTCGTCCGGCTCGCCTACACCGCTCGCACCGTCGAGGGGGACCAGCTCGTCGACACGACCGACGAGGAGGTCGCCGAGGAGGAGGGGATCGACACCGAACAGCGTGAGTTCGAACCGCGCGTCGTCGTCCTCGGTGCTGGCCACATCTTCGAGGCCGTCGAGGAGGACGTCGTCGGCAAGGAGGTCGGCGACTCCGGCTCCGTGACGGTCCCGGCCGCCGAGGCCTTCGGCGAGTACGACCAGGAGAACGTGCGCACGGTCAGCGCCGAGAAGATCCCGGAGGACGACCGCTACCCCGGCGCGCAGGTGAACGTCGACGGACAGCAGGGCTACCTCGAGACGATCATCGGCGGCCGCGCGCGCGTCGACTTCAACCACCCGCTCGCGGGCGAGGACATCGAGTACGACTACGAGGTCGTCGGCGTCGTCGAGGACAAACTCGAACGCGCGAAGGGGCTGTTCGACATGTACCTCGACGCCGACCTGGAGATGGACATCCGGACCGACGAGGTCGAGGAGGAACAGCTGGTCGAGCCCGACGAGGACGAAGAGAGCGAGGAGGACGAGGAGGCCGAACCCGAGTTCGAGACCGTGACGGTCGAGAAGGAGACGCTCTACGTCGAGGCGAGCCCGCAGCTCTCGTTCAACCAGCAGTGGATGTTCCAGAAGCAGCAGATCGCCCAGCAGATCATGGACCAGGTCGACCTCGACCGCGTGATCATTCAGGAGACGATCGACAACGCGGCCGCCGGGATGGGCGGACTCGGGGGCATGATGGGCGGCATGGGCGGTGCCGGCGGTGCCGGCGGTGCCGACCTCGAGGCGGCGCTGGAGGAGGCCGACGTGGACGCCGACGACATCGTCGACGAACTGGACGAGGAGTAA
- a CDS encoding RAD55 family ATPase, translating into MVERLQTGVDVLDRKLGGGIPAGSLVALCAPPASQAELFLHELTATRGTLYVTLARTEAAVADSFRNSPTRAGTPTVRHVTGDAPLDNAAKLVSALPETSNLIVDPADVLERHDQDRYRNFLNGLQNHIQNTGGVAVLYCLDGVAVPTGRDTTRHVADIVFDLETRVGNDAVENRLTVPKFRGGRALPDVVKLELAEGVTIDTSRDIA; encoded by the coding sequence ATGGTCGAGAGGCTCCAGACGGGCGTCGACGTGCTCGACCGGAAGCTCGGCGGCGGCATCCCCGCCGGGAGTCTGGTCGCGCTCTGTGCGCCCCCCGCGAGCCAGGCGGAGTTGTTCCTCCACGAACTCACCGCGACCCGGGGGACGCTCTACGTCACGCTCGCGCGCACGGAGGCCGCCGTCGCGGATAGCTTCCGGAACTCACCGACGCGGGCGGGCACGCCCACCGTCAGGCACGTCACCGGCGACGCGCCCCTCGACAACGCGGCGAAGCTCGTGAGCGCGCTCCCGGAGACCTCCAACCTCATCGTCGACCCGGCGGACGTCCTCGAACGGCACGACCAGGACCGCTATCGAAACTTCCTGAACGGACTCCAGAACCACATCCAGAACACGGGCGGAGTAGCGGTACTCTACTGCCTCGACGGGGTGGCCGTCCCGACGGGTCGAGACACGACCAGACACGTGGCGGACATCGTCTTCGACCTCGAAACGCGCGTCGGGAACGACGCCGTCGAGAACCGCCTCACCGTCCCCAAGTTCCGCGGCGGCCGTGCGCTCCCGGACGTGGTGAAGCTCGAACTCGCGGAGGGGGTCACCATCGACACGAGCCGGGACATCGCGTAG
- a CDS encoding helix-turn-helix domain-containing protein — MAVIAEISLSPSYFPLGSILNDAPDLAVEFERIVPLGSGSLPLFWAKNGDLEAFERRVEESGQVTELTALERFDNRVLYAAEWNETVRDFTDALTVTDAVVLQAQNRNESWDLRLIFPTHEHLSEFHNACLDGGISYSLGRVYTLSDPILESDPLDVTPEQRRALLLALERGYFDTPSQSTLSDLADELDISQQALSQRIRRGNKAILEHVLQGEDRR; from the coding sequence ATGGCCGTCATCGCCGAAATCTCCCTCTCACCGTCCTACTTTCCGCTGGGTTCGATTCTGAACGACGCGCCGGATCTCGCCGTCGAGTTCGAACGGATCGTTCCGCTGGGGAGCGGCTCACTGCCGCTCTTCTGGGCGAAGAACGGCGACCTGGAGGCGTTCGAGCGGCGCGTCGAGGAGAGCGGACAGGTGACCGAACTCACCGCGCTCGAGCGGTTCGACAACCGCGTCCTCTACGCCGCCGAGTGGAACGAGACGGTGCGGGACTTCACCGACGCGCTGACCGTCACGGACGCGGTCGTCCTCCAGGCGCAGAACCGAAACGAGAGCTGGGACCTACGGCTGATCTTCCCGACGCACGAACACCTCTCCGAGTTCCACAACGCCTGTCTCGACGGTGGCATCTCCTACTCCCTCGGCCGCGTCTACACGTTGAGCGATCCGATCCTCGAGAGCGATCCACTCGACGTCACGCCCGAACAGCGACGGGCGCTCCTCCTCGCGCTCGAACGCGGATACTTCGACACTCCCAGTCAGTCGACGCTTTCGGATCTCGCGGACGAACTCGACATCTCCCAGCAGGCGCTCTCCCAGCGCATCCGCCGGGGTAACAAGGCGATCCTCGAACACGTCCTCCAGGGGGAGGATCGTCGGTGA